The window CGGGCTGGAGAAGGGAAAAGGGAGATCGTGATGGCGACGACGCTGAAAGAAAAAATGAAAAAGCTGCCCGCGAAGCGGCGGAAGAAAATCGAGAAAAGGGCGGCGGAACTGATCGCCGAGGAAATGTCCCTCCGCGACCTGCGGAAGGCGCACCAGCTGACCCAGAAGCGCCTTGCCAAGAGCCTCGGCATCACCCAGGACGGCGTTTCGCGCCTGGAGAAGCGCTCCGACCTGCTGATCTCCACCCTGCAGAACTATGTGCACGGCATGGGCGGGACGCTGCACCTCGTCGCCGAGTTCCCGGACCGCCCGCCCGTGAAGCTGAAGGGCTTCGCCGAGATGGACGAAAGGGCTGAAAAAAACGGTGCATGATATGCGCACAACCCCGCGCAAGGGAAACGTGCCAGTCACTCATCCCGCCGGCTAGACGCGCGGCACCGGGTCGTAGCCCGTGACATCGAAGCCCGCCGCCGCGAGGTGCATCGCCATCAGGCCGCCCATCCGCCCGAGGCCGAGGAAACCGATTTTTT of the bacterium genome contains:
- a CDS encoding XRE family transcriptional regulator, with amino-acid sequence MATTLKEKMKKLPAKRRKKIEKRAAELIAEEMSLRDLRKAHQLTQKRLAKSLGITQDGVSRLEKRSDLLISTLQNYVHGMGGTLHLVAEFPDRPPVKLKGFAEMDERAEKNGA